The following are encoded in a window of Ricinus communis isolate WT05 ecotype wild-type chromosome 4, ASM1957865v1, whole genome shotgun sequence genomic DNA:
- the LOC8277069 gene encoding S-type anion channel SLAH2, which translates to MEIVDLSKQDESLPTLIRHISSNEVAGFDSNSNMDTQYQPSGSLPLSSSATGIDTAAFAKHSEESQPINHQRTHSISISMPNSPIRHSSEDNRRVPFEEIGETILSNGIPVFPAASMITGIRTNKVKFLSQPMPKGYAVEGAIDIANLPYHPSLKKLKDKRYDSFKTWSGKFERQLSHLRGKPREDSPENSVEHKLDKDALPVDRYYDALEGPELENLRASEEIVLPDDKTWPFLLRFPISSFGICLGVSSQAIMWKTMATSPSTKFLHVSPNANLVLWCISLALLVLVACTYMLKMILYFEAVRREYYHPIRVNFFFAPWIALLFLALGVPPSVTNNLPACLWYILMTPFLCLELKIYGQWMSGGQRRLSKVANPSNHLSVVGNFVGALLGASMGLKEGPIFFFAVGLAHYTVLFVTLYQRLPTNETLPKELHPVFFLFVAAPSVASMAWAKIQGSFDYGSRIAYFIALFLYFSLAVRINFFRGFKFSLAWWAYTFPMTGAAIATIRYSNEVTNVVTQILEVLLCAISTLIVTALLVTTIIHAFVLRDLFPNDLAIAISDRKPKHHNHLHHIKWLPHGRLGSSEKKEIENYLKYATSDCNDIEASTNHPSSEDSK; encoded by the exons ATGGAAATCGTGGATTTATCAAAGCAGGACGAATCCCTTCCAACACTTATCAGACACATATCATCCAATGAAGTGGCTGGCTTTGATAGCAACAGTAATATGGATACTCAGTACCAGCCAAGTGGTTCTCTTCCTTTGAGCTCATCAGCCACG GGAATTGATACTGCTGCTTTTGCGAAACACTCGGAGGAGTCTCAACCCATCAACCATCAAAGGACGCATTCTATTTCCATTAGCATGCCAAATTCTCCAATAAGACACAGCTCAGAGGACAACAGAAGAGtaccttttgaagaaattggTGAAACAATTCTCAGCAATGGAATTCCAGTTTTTCCTGCTGCATCTATGATCACCGGCATTCGCacaaataaagtaaaattccTTTCCCAGCCAATGCCAAAGGGATATGCAGTTGAGGGAGCAATCGACATTGCTAACTTACCCTACCATCCGAGTCTAAAAAAGttgaaagataaaagataTGATTCTTTCAAAACATGGTCTGGGAAATTTGAGAGGCAGTTATCACATTTACGTGGGAAGCCACGTGAAGATTCACCAGAAAATTCTGTGGAGCATAAATTAGATAAGGATGCTTTACCTGTAGATCGATACTATGATGCATTGGAAGGTCCTGAATTGGAGAACCTTAGG GCCTCAGAGGAAATAGTTCTACCAGATGATAAAACATGGCCATTTCTTCTCCGGTTTCCGATCTCTTCGTTTGGTATCTGTCTTGGCGTTAGTAGCCAAGCAATCATGTGGAAAACCATGGCAACCTCTCCCTCCACAAAATTTCTCCATGTTAGTCCAAATGCAAATCTTGTCCTATGGTGCATCTCTCTTGCTCTTTTAGTCCTTGTCGCTTGCACCTATATGCTGAAAATGATTCTCTACTTTGAAGCAGTTCGGCGCGAATACTACCACCCTATCCGTGTCAATTTCTTCTTTGCACCATGGATAGCCTTACTGTTCTTAGCACTAGGAGTGCCTCCTTCAGTTACTAACAACCTGCCTGCTTGCCTCTGGTACATCCTCATGACTCCATTTCTGTGTCTTGAGCTCAAGATCTACGGACAGTGGATGTCCGGTGGGCAACGAAGGCTTTCAAAAGTGGCAAATCCTTCAAACCATCTCTCGGTTGTAGGGAACTTTGTTGGGGCACTGTTGGGTGCATCAATGGGGCTAAAAGAAGGAcctattttcttctttgctGTTGGGTTGGCTCACTATACAGTCCTATTTGTAACTCTGTACCAGAGACTCCCAACAAATGAAACACTCCCAAAGGAGCTACATCCAGTATTCTTTCTGTTTGTGGCAGCACCTAGTGTTGCTTCCATGGCATGGGCAAAGATTCAAGGATCCTTTGATTATGGATCACGGATCGCTTACTTCATCGCCTTGTTTCTATATTTTTCACTA GCAGTTCGTATCAATTTTTTCCGTGGATTTAA GTTCTCATTGGCTTGGTGGGCGTATACTTTTCCAATGACTGGAGCTGCCATTGCAACCATTAGGTACTCAAACGAAGTCACCAATGTAGTCACTCAAATTCTCGAGGTCCTGCTCTGTGCTATTTCCACATTAATAGTAACAGCTTTGCTTGTAACAACAATAATCCACGCCTTTGTGCTCAGAGACTTGTTTCCCAATGACCTTGCAATTGCAATTAGCGACAGGAAACCAAAACATCATAATCATCTTCATCATATAAAGTGGTTACCACATGGAAGACTTGGAAGCTCAGAAAAGAAGGAGATTGAAAATTACTTGAAGTATGCAACCTCAGATTGCAATGACATTGAAGCTTCTACAAACCATCCTAGCTCGGAAGATAGCAAATAG
- the LOC8277068 gene encoding probable membrane-associated kinase regulator 6 gives METSQPLSIESFSYSWLVNLKPSLESLDSSLRASLDASDEASFIEMDPRMPPSKRFFRNSQDFKFDFPTSQSPLTVVHADELFSNGYVMPIFVDPLKIESYEVSDSASALPASSHAPKVVVSGRKTRCSSLRRCRTLSKQMFQKYFDFLRPLYRRIRGHRSSTRAEKMDTKVQVMKRWMYSAEASPRISVAYSVDDWRRSCDSESSIYEAVLHCKKSIEK, from the exons ATGGAAACTTCTCAACCCCTTTCGATTGAGAGTTTTTCATACAGCTGGCTAGTAAACCTGAAACCATCTCTGGAAAGCCTCGACAGTTCCCTTAGGGCCTCCCTTGATGCATCTGATGAAGCTTCCTTCATCGAGATGGACCCAAGAATGCCACCCTCTAAGAGATTCTTCAGAAATTCTCAGGactttaaatttgatttcccTACTTCACAGTCTCCTCTGACTGTGGTCCATGCTGATGAGCTCTTTTCCAATGGTTATGTCATGCCTATTTTTGTTGATCCGTTGAAAATTGAGAGTTACGAGGTTTCAGATTCAGCCTCAGCCCTTCCTGCCTCTTCGCATGCACCAAAAGTTGTGGTCTCAGGTAGGAAAACTCGCTGTTCTTCCCTGAGAAGGTGTCGGACATTATCAAAGCAGATGTTTCAGAagtattttgattttcttagaCCATTATATCGAAGGATTCGAGGTCACAGGTCAAGTACTAGAGCTGAAAAAATGGATACAAAAGTTCAGGTAATGAAGAGGTGGATGTATTCTGCTGAAGCATCTCCAAGAATAAGTGTAGCTTACTCTGTTGATGATTGGCGGAGGTCTTGTGATTCTGAGAGCTCAATTTATGAGGCAGTTCTCCATTGCAAAAAATCCATCG AGAAATGA